In Bubalus bubalis isolate 160015118507 breed Murrah chromosome 3, NDDB_SH_1, whole genome shotgun sequence, a genomic segment contains:
- the MFSD14B gene encoding hippocampus abundant transcript-like protein 1 isoform X5, producing the protein MLTVLHETFPQHTFLMNGLIQGVKGLLSFLSAPLIGALSDVWGRKPFLLGTVFFTCFPIPLMRISPWWYFAMISISGVFSVTFSVIFAYVADVTQEHERSTAYGWVSATFAASLVSSPAIGAYLSASYGDSLVVLVATVVALLDICFILLAVPESLPEKMKPLSWGARISWKQADPFASLKKVGKDSTILLICITVFLSYLPEAGQYSSFFLYLRQVIGFGSVKIAAFIAMVGILSIVAQTVFLTSLMRSLGNKNTVLLGLGFQMFQLAWYGFGSQAWMMWAAGIVAAVSSITFPAVSTLVSQNADSNQQGVAQGIITGIRGLCNGLGPALYGFIFYMFHVELTELEPELISNNAALQGAVIPGPPFLFGACIVFMSFLVAVFIPEYSKGGIQKHSNSISGSLANTPERGSDEDIEPLLQDSSIWELSSLEEPGHQCTEL; encoded by the exons ggtctgCTCTCTTTTTTGAGTGCCCCACTCATAGGTGCACTGTCTGATGTGTGGGGAAGGAAGCCTTTTCTTCTTGGCACTGTCTTCTTCACCTGCTTCCCAATTCCACTGATGAGAATCAGTCCATG gTGGTATTTTGCAATGATTTCCATATCTGGTGTCTTCTCAGTCACATTCTCTGTGATATTTGCCTATGTAGCCGATGTCACTCAGGAGCATGAGCGAAGTACTGCTTATGGATGG GTCTCAGCCACTTTTGCAGCCAGTCTGGTTAGCAGCCCAGCCATTGGAGCATACCTTTCTGCCAGTTATGGAGACAGCCTTGTTGTGCTGGTAGCCACAGTGGTAGCTCTTCTAGACATCTGCTTCATCTTATTGGCTGTTCCAGAATCTTTGCCAGAGAAAATGAAACCTCTCTCCTGGGGAGCCCGGATTTCTTGGAAACAAGCAGACCCTTTTGCg TCACTGAAGAAAGTTGGAAAAGATTCTACCATTTTGCTAATCTGCatcactgtttttctttcataCCTTCCTGAAGCTGGACAGTATTCAAGTTTTTTTCTCTATCTCAGGCAG GTCATAGGATTTGGATCTGTTAAAATTGCAGCTTTCATAGCTATGGTAGGAATTCTGTCTATTGTGGCTCAG ACGGTCTTTCTTACTAGCTTGATGAGATCATTAGGGAATAAGAACACTGTTCTCCTTGGTTTGGGCTTCCAGATGTTCCAATTAGCCTGGTATGGTTTTGGATCTCAAGCATG GATGATGTGGGCAGCAGGGATTGTGGCCGCCGTGTCCAGCATTACGTTCCCAGCAGTCAGTACCCTCGTCTCTCAGAATGCAGACTCAAATCAGCAAG GAGTTGCCCAGGGTATCATAACTGGAATAAGAGGACTCTGTAATGGACTGGGGCCAGCCTTGTATGGCTTCATATTCTACATGTTCCATGTGGAACTGACTGAGTTGGAACCAGAATTGATTTCTAACAATGCTGCCCTACAG GGAGCTGTCATCCCAGGCCCACCATTTTTGTTTGGGGCGTGTATAGTTTTTATGTCTTTCCTGGTTGCTGTATTCATCCCTGAGTACAGTAAAGGTGGAATTCAGAAACACAGCAACAGTATCAGTGGCAGCCTGGCCAACACTCCAGAACGGGGCAGTGATGAGGACATTGAGCCACTACTGCAGGACAGCAGCATCTGGGAGCTTTCTTCCCTCGAAGAGCCTGGGCATCAGTGCACTGAGCTATAA